DNA from Sulfodiicoccus acidiphilus:
TCGTCGTCCACGTGTTGGGCGTAAATGGGTAGGGAGACGTTAGACGAGATCTCCCTTATCATTGTTGCTGGAACTGCCAGAGCAACTTCCACTCCTAGCTTTCTGCTGACCTGCTCTATGGACTTGGAGATATCCAAGGCCCTTGCTATCGAGATCTCGTAAAGCTTGAAGTTCACGATAACTATAGGGGTCCTCACGTCGTGTAGTTATAAGATCTCGCATGAAAAACTTACCCTCTGTCTATTCCCGCTTGGTAGCCGTATCAGCACTTCAGAGTGGGGAATCCACGAATTTCGAAATAAGCTATTTGTCAGTCTTAGCCTTCTCGTCATCGTTCGGTTCCCGGATTCCTCTTCATCCTTGGTCTAACTCGCTTTCTTGGCTTTTAAATGAGGCCGATGTGTGCCTCATCGCTTCAACCACCACTTTCAGTAATCTCCTCACCTTTGAGAGGCATAGTATGGGCGCTAGGATGAACGACGTTATACTGGCTGCAGCACCGTAGTTAGCTAAATCTTGTCCACTGTAGATGGCGCTCAATTCATGCGTCCCTGGGGGGAGAGTCACGTTCCCGATCACCTTGTGCCCGTCCATAAGGTACGTGAGGGCCGAGTAATTCAGTAAGTGGACTAGAACTGGTGCGTCCGATTGGACCCTGAGTATCTCTCCGCCCAAGGTCAGACTGTCGTTCAATGACAAACGTGGCTTTTCTGGTCCTGGGTATCCCACCGCGTAGAATTGGATGCCCTGGTCCACCAATTTAAGGAGCGTCAACGTTACCGGTCCCTCAGAATTCAACACAATCCCTTGGATACCTGTCACTGCTTTATCGGGCGACACTTCAGAACCGTTGGTGAGCAGAAATTTCGCCGTGACTGGAGATGAGGAATTAAGGTACAGGGTACCGTTGAGGGGTTTGTCCAGTAAGAATATTATGGTAGCGTTGTCTCCAGTCCAACTGACGTTCCTCTGGTTCACTTCTAGAAGAAAAGGCACTCCTACTTTCACCGACCTGAGGAGTAAGGGACCTCCCCTCTCAACGCCCACACCGAAGAACTTCGCCGAACTCCAGGTCAGCGGCGTCTCAATTGAGGTGGGGATGAATGTGTCGTTGACATACTCCCCGAAAATCTGAACGGAACCGTTGATGTCCCTCAAGAAGAAAGTCACCGAGAACGGATAGGCCGTGTTGAAGTAGGAGAGTGTCCCCACGTAACGTGGTAGGCTGTCGTTCTCGTAGAACACCGATCCCTTACCCAGCCCAATTAGGAGCCCAATTGACGGGAAGCCTGACTTTACAGTGTAGTTACTCCCTATGAAAACGTAGCCTCCGTATAGGCCACTCGCTGAGAAGGACAAACTAACTCGGGTTTGGTTGAGTAAAAGCGGCCACGCCGCGACCTGAATCCCCTGAGTGGAGGAAAGCTCCACAGTCGTGTTGAGAGTCTCGACTATCAGCCCCGCCGATCTCAACGGTGGGGTCAAGTTGCCTCCCGAGTAAATGGCGATCGGTCTAGGCACCTCTACCCAACTGCCGTTGGCGGGGTAGGTCGTTCTGTTGAAAATAGGCGAAGCGTAAGCTGGAAACCCCAAAAAGGCGGAGTTGTTCCTAATCGAGCCATTAGGCCGGACAATGTACTCTATGGCGGAGACTGGGACCGGGGTGCTGTTGATAGGCACTGGCGAGGCCAGGGGGTAGGAGTAGTTCCAGAAGGTAAGTCCCCCAAGAGACCCCTCTATCGAAGGCACCTTCACCTCAGATACTGGAGTGAACGTGTAAATGCCTTGGGCCGCGGAGAGAACCACCAAAAAGACCGCGAATCCCACTAGAACTTCCTTGATTTCACTCCTTGACACGCTTTCCACTAACCACAGGAGTCCCAAAACCAGGGTGGGGTAAAGGGCTTGATAGAAAGGGAGGTGAAAGGCCATGTAAACTGCGCTAGCGACTACCAGAATCGTGGAGTAAGTGTCCCCTCCTGAGGTTGACGCGACGACGGCCACGGTCAAAGCCACAAGTAAGGGTAGTGTCAATTCCACTTGGCCTAACGAAGGACCTCCTAAAACAGCGTAAGGAACTATCCAAAACATGTTAGCTCCAATAACTGCTAGGACAACGTAGAGCCTTTCTTTCCTGATCCAGCCCGAGGCGATCGTAGCGGTGGCCGGGAGAAGGAAGAAGGAGGAACCCGAGACCGAGGCAAGCATAAGCGCTGGATACCTTAGGTATGGCCTGAGGTTGGAATTGGCCAAGGCTATGAGCAAGGGCAGGAAGGCGAAGCCCCAGGACAGGGAGGGATCCCAGAATGGAGTAGCTACCTGGTATACTAGGGAAAGTAGAGTCCTGTACTTCCACCCCTTGAAAGCCCAGAAGGCTGACGTTCCCGCCAGAAATGTCACTATGAACTCGTACACTCTAGCCCCCTCCAAGCCCATGAGAATCGAGATCCTTGACACCAGCCACGTCCCTAGGATCTCGTTGATTACGGGGTGGTACATAGCAGGTATCCAGAGGGAGAGTGGGTCAGAGTCAAAGTAGAAGGACCTAGGAGTCCAATAGTAATATGCGTAGGATGGACCTAAATACGCAACTAAGGCAGGAAAGAGGAGGAAGGGTGCTAACCTGAGCACGGTAGACATCTTTTTACCTGCTCTCTTGCCCTCTAAGGCCACCCCTACCACACCGAAGACCAAAGAGAGGAAGGCTAGGTCGGACATGGCATTGGAGGGACCTGAAAGACCTAAGGAGTAGTCCAAGGCAGACGCTATTATGAGGAGTACTCCTGTGGCTATGACTCCCCTCAAGTCTCTTTTTAGGTACAGTAGGGCGCCCACCAAAGTGATGAAACCCAATAATTGAAGAGGTGTCCCCTGTCCGTAGAGCGCAGAAACTAGTGAGATTGGGGAAAGGTATTCCACCGAGCGTCCACCCATATAATAGGAACTCAACGCTGCTGCTGTTCCCATTAGTATTACGTAGTGGTCTGTGAGTCCGAAGGGTATGGATCCGACTACTACCACCCAGGAGTACCTGTTGAGTTTCAGGGCTCCGATTGAAGCAGCTACTGCAATTAGGAGAGCTAACTGATACTGTGGCGAGTGAGTTAAGAAGAGCCCAATTAGTTCAAATGCGACCGGAAATGCTAGTAATGCTCTCCTATCCATGGATGGTCAAGGAAGTCAAGTTATAAAACTGTTATCTTAGCGGGAGTTGAGTGGGATCCCTTATGCAGAGACTATAGCACCTTCGCGCGACCAAACGCTTTCAATCTCTTCTAAACGTCCTTGTCTAGAGTTGCGTTCACGTAGTGCCACCCGAGGACTTCAGTCGACTACCCCCGAACCGAGGACTGACACCTCTCGAGAGGGTGGGGGACGAGGAAGGTGAGGGTGGTGCTCCCCTCCACCGGCCCCGAGGACTTGAGGGTTTGCGATCCCTTAAGGGTGGCCGGGGCGGAATTGGAGGTGGATGAGTTACGCCGCGGGTAAACATAACTACTTCGGGGAAATCAATTGATCCACAGGCAAATTGGCGGACTTTTGAAGGACTTGGTGATCGCCAACTCGGCCTATAAAGGAGCAACGACTTGATCCACTAAAGTGGACTGTTCCAGTCTAACAGGGCTCCTGCTTTACAACTCCCTTTCCTGCTATCATGTACCTGTGTGAGGATAAAGCCCCAAGGGCGCCTCCTACTACGACCCTTTGCTAACTCGAAGTTTTCTTTTCAAGATTGAGGCGTCATCGATTTCCTCGAACCTCTGGGCGTACCCCTGAGCTACTAGGACCCTTGATAGATCCTGTCTGTGCCTCAATCGTAATAACAACTTGTCGTAGTTGAGTTTACAGAGAGGGGGGTTGAGGGGGCGGAAAGCCTCGCCCTTCACGGCGGGGACGGATAGCCCCCTTATATATTTAAATACTTCTTTGTTAAAATTTCTATTAGTGGTACTAACGACGCTCCTCCCCAGCTCGATCTAAGGTTTAATGGGACTGAGGGAGGAGCAGCTATTATCTCCTTCTCTTAAGGGACTAGACGTAATGGGTGAAAGTCCCCTCCTCTTCAAATGGGAGTGGATCTCTGATCCACTCGACTGCCCACCAAACGAGACATGTAAACCCGAACCGATGGTGGGAACGACGAGCCCTCTGGGAGGGAACCATCGCCCTTCCAGGGCGGGGAGGAAGTCAGCCTCCACCAAGAACCAATATCTTAATCCCCAGGTTGGGTGGCACGAGAGAACTCTCTTCCTCTGAGATTAAAAATGAGTCTCGAGTAAGTACATTCGTGTTGTGGGTACCTCCTAAGGAGGTAGTGGAGGGATCTAACGTCTCCCAATTGTTGAGGAAGTCAGGAGTTACCACTTACGAGGAATTAGTCAAGAAGTCCTTGGTCGACTACTCTTGGTTCTGGGGAAACCTCCCTGATTGGTTGGGGTTGAGGTGGGAGAGGAAGTTCACTCAGTTGTTAGATAGTTCTGCAGGGCCTGAGTGGACGTCGTGGTACGTAGGGGGCTTAATCAACCTAGAGGAACAACTCCTTGAAGATAAGTCTGGCGTCGCCCTGATCTGGGTACCAGAAGTGGGACCCTCCAAGGAGCTCACGTATCAAGATCTGGCACGTATGAGTTCCAGGTTTGCCGGCTTTTTGACCTCCCAGGGAGTGGGGGAGGGAGACGTGGTAACTCTCTACGCTCCCATGATCCCTGAGGTATTGGCAGCCATGTTTGGGACGTTCAGGGTGGGCGCAATCGCCTCTCCGGTTTTCTCGGGCTACGGGGCCTCTGCCTTGGCCGAGAGACTTAGGGGAACGAAAGTCCTAGTCACCGTCGACGGCTACTACAGGAGGGGTGAAGTGAGGAGTTTGAAGGGGGTGGTGGACTCAGTGGTGAGCGATGGTGTCAAGGTAGTGGTGGTAGAGAGACTGAGGTCGTCGGTGGAGATGAAAGAAGGAAGGGACTTCACCTTTAGGGAGGTTCTGGAATACGGGGAGCAGGAGAGGAGGTACGTGGATCCCAACCATCCCGCCCTCCTCATGTATACATCGGGCACCACGGGCAGGCCAAAGGGAGTCCTCATAAGCCACGCTGGAGCCGCGTTAGAGCCGGCGAAGGAACAGAGGTACAACTTCGATCTAAAGCCTGGCGATAGGCTCTGGTGGGTAAGTGACATAGGGTGGATGATGGGTCCATGGCAGGTTATAGGGTCTCAGGTCCTTGGAGCTACCCACCTCGTAGTGGAAGGAGCAATAGATTATCCCTCGAAACACAAACTGTGGGACGTTGTCAGAACTCAGGGCGTGACTCACCTTGGCTTCGCGGCCACAGTGGCCAGGATGTTGAAAGGGTACGGGGCTCCTGAGAGCATACCTAGGCACCTGAAGGTCTTTGGAAACACCGGGGAACCCATAGACGAGGACACGTGGAGGTGGGTAATGGAGGTGGGGGAGTGGAAGAGGCCCCTAATCAACATCTCTGGTGGGACTGAGGTGTTCGGTTGTATATTGGGCCCTAGCGTGCTCACCCCACTCAAGCCCTCAACTCTGTGGGGACCTTGTTTGGGAGTAGACGCCGACGTAGTGGACGATGAAGGCAGATCAGTGAGAGGTAAAGTGGGTTACTTGGTGATTAGAAGGCCAATTCCCTCGATGACCAGGGGGTTCTACGGTGATAGAGAGAGGTATCTAGAGACCTACTGGTATAGGTTCTATGGTATTTGGTATCATGGTGACTTAGCCTATGTGGACGAGGAGGGTTACTGGTTCCTTCGAGGAAGGGCCGACGACGTAATTAAAGTGGCGGGTAAGAGGGTCGGCCCTGCCGAGCTAGAGACAGTGTTGAACTCACATCCCGCGATCTTGGAGAGTGCCTGCGTTGGTGTCCCAGACTCCGTGAAGGGAGAGGTGATATACTGCTTCGTTAAACCGAGGGCATCCTCGGTTCCACTAGGGGAACTCAGCGATCTGGTGGCCAACACGCTTGGGAGGCCGTTCGTCCCAGAGAAGGTATATCAGGTCAGGGACCTCCCACGAACCAGATCAGGTAAAATAATGAGGAGGGTGATCAAGGCGGCTGTGACGGGAGGCCCACTAGGGGACCTCACCTCACTGGAGAATCCAGACTCCGTTCAGGAAATTAAAAAAATATTTGAGAGATAAATCTTTATTAGACTGGAGCTGAGTTAACTATCTCCTCAATCTCATCTGTCTTGAATCCGCTCCTTGTGGCCGCGAAGTAGAATCCAATTCCCACTATAGCTGCTACTACCGTATCGTACGGAAATGGAATGAGTGTGTTGAAGCCGAACGCGCCAAAGAAGGATAGAAGGTACATCGCCAATATGAGACCTATTAACCAATAACCTGCCCTAATGGGCGTCTTGTCTTTGGACATCGCTTGGAGCGCGAAGGTCATTCCTATAACAGTCGCCGCCGTTAGAACGTAGTATATGGCGAAATACATAGTGACAGTGGATATCGGTTCTGTGGCCAACGTGCCGGGCACAATCACGTAGTAGTATCCGAAAATGCTAAGAGCGAGGATGATCGCGAACTCCAGAGCCCCGAGCAGGTACGAAGTGAAGGGCTTTGTTCCCAGCTTCCTAGGAGCGTAGAGCAGAAAGAACAACGGAAGTCCAAGGAACACACCTGATATTATGAAGAAGAGGGTAGAGAACCCAGACCAGTAAACTATGAGTACTGCCGCCATGGAGGCTATGGGGGCAAGTACTTGAGCTCCAGAGAGTCGGAAGGGCCTGTGTAGTGTGGACGCCGTTTTCCTCAGAACAGTTAGGGATATCCCTCCCATGACGTAAGTGAAGACTGTCGCAGAAGATATGAACGAGACGAGGAGGTACCAGCTGGGGAAAGGAAGGAGAAATATGGCCCCTACGACTAAGGAGGCCACAAGCGACCATATCGGTATCTTATACTTGGAGAGTTTAACGAACGCGCTCGGTATGTACTGATCCGTAGCAAGTCCGTAGAAGGTTCTTGTCCCAGTACCCATGTAAATCCACCCCGTGCCGCTGGGGCTTATCCAGGCGTCAATGAGAAGGAGGTAGGAGAAGGCAACGAGGGCTGGAATCGATGTGGAGACGAGCGCGTTGTAGAACGGCCCTGACGCCCAAGTCGAGGTTAGTAATTGCCCCCAGTTCCCAGGTTGAATAGGGCCCACAATCGCCCCCGTTGAGTTGGTGAGCTGGATCTTGCTCCAGTCTATCGCGCCTATGAAGGATACCTGCAGTAGTGTGTAGATTAAGATTGCCACGGCAACTGAAAAAATGGTTGCCCTAGGCACGTCTCTCTGTGGGGTTTTAGCCTCGCCTCCGTACTCTAGAGCTTGCCTGAACCCGAGATAAGAGAACACTATGCCCGTGGTGGGGATTGCGTAGAACATGGCAGCTACTCCTGTTATTCCTGGAACGTGAAGGTTGGCTGATGGGAAGAAGCCGCCATATGCCGTGAAGTTTGACGCATGGAAGGAAGCGAATAGTAGGAGGAATGTCAGTGTGGGGAGGATAAACTTCCACCAAGTGACACCCGTGTTAAACTTCCCCAGGAACCTGATTCCGAAGTAATTCAGGAAGAAGAAGGCGATCATGAGGACAATTGCCATCAAAATTCCCAGTCCAGTGAGCACTGTAACGGAAGTTCCCAGCACAGTGGTCGAGTAGGTGAGAGATGGAATGTAAGTGGCGGCGTAACCTACTACAGCCTCTGCCTCAATGGCTGGGACTGAGACCGTGGAGAGTAGGTACAGCCAGCCCATGATATAGCCGGTGTAGCTTCCGTGAGTGTAGTGAGGGTACCTCACTATTGCTCCAGTTCTAGGTATCATTCCACTGACCTCCGCGTACGCCAGAGCTATGAAGAGAACGAAAATCCCCCCTATGATCCATGATAGGATGGCCCCAGGGCCGGCGGTGGCGGCACCGTCTAGGGCCGCAAAGAGCCAGCCCGACCCAATGATGCCCCCATGGACATGAAGAAAAGATCTTGGAAACTCAGGGCCTTCCTCAGCTGCCGATCCGCTTCCTTTACTTCAGTTCCTTGAGCCTGAGACTTATTCTGTTCAGACTCCATCTCCTTTGTTAACGAAGTTATAGATTTAAACTTAAGGGTTAAGTTGTGCCTACAAGTTGCGCCATATTCTCCTTGTAGACTCTGTGCACGTCCCTTAGTGCTTGGTTCAACTTCTCCTTCTCTTCCTCGGGTAGAGTTCCTTCTATTGAAGGTCCAATAACGTTGCCTACGACCGTAGGTACAGCGATGTGAATGTAGTCGTTGTCCACCTTGTGAGGGGTAGCTATACTCATAACCCTATTCTCGTTCAACACTATGGACCTCACTACGTCCTTTATAATAGTGGCGGGTCCCCAAGTTGTCCCTCCCATTACCCTTATGATTTCCGCCGCTATTCCTTTGACGTATTGGTCAACCTCTTCCCTCTTCAGTCCTAATTGATCGAAGGGTTTCCCGTCAACTGAAACTGTGCTCCACAGGACTACAGCGTCTTCTCCGTGTTCTCCGCCGACGAAGCCATTAACCTTGGTGACGGGCGTCTTCAACTTCTTAGCTATAAACGACCTCATCCTCATCGTCTCCACCTGGTCTCCGGTGCTTATTGTGAACGCCTTCGAGTAGTTCATGAATACGGACGCCATCATATCCACCGGGTTGGTGACCATGACGTACTTCGCCCCAGGGTTCCTAGGTACTAGGTCCTTGGCAAGTCCCATCATTATCTTGGCGTTGTCCACGAAAAGATCCCTCCTACTCATACCCGGTTTCCTTGGTTTTCCGGCAGTGATCACCACTACATCCGCCCCGTTCACGTCCTGTATGTTATTGGAACTCAGGATCTCTGTGTTTAGGCCTCGAGTGGCGAGGGCGTGCCTAAGTTCGTGTTCGAACTTGTCAGGCAGCTCGGGTATCACGTCGTATATCATTGCCTCAGAGGCCAAGCCATCCATTATGATTGAGTAGGCTATGGTCTGACCTATTTTCCCAACACCTATGAACGCTATCTTTGCCATGCTCCCCTATCCTAGGCCGTTTTTTTAAACTTTAGCTCTCCCCTCCTCTCGTGGAGATAGCCGAACTGATAGCGGAGTACGTAACGTCCTCGGACACTATACCAGATGAGTCCCTCAAGGAGGCCTCGAGAAGGTTTGTGGACTCGTTGGGCGTGGCCAGGGCTGCTCTCGGATCCCCACCGGTCTCCGCCAGCAAGAGGGCGCTCACCGCGTTCCATGGGGAGGCCTCTCTCATAGGAGGGGGAAGGTCAAGTCCTGACGCGGCGGCCTTCTATAACGCCCTAGCGATAAGGTACCTCGACTTCAACGACACCTACCTGTCCAAGGAGCCGCTACATCCAAGCGATATGATAGGCGGGTTGATAGCTCTGGCTACTGCCTTCAACAAGTCGGGGAGGGAATTAGCAGAGGCGATCGTAGTAGGTTACGAGGTGGGAGTTAGCCTCTGTGACACCACTTCATTGAGAGCAAAGGGCTTCGACCACGTGAACTTCTTGCAGGTGGGGGCAGCAGCGGGCATGGCCAGGCTGATGGGGCTCGACAGGAGAGCCACGGCAAACGCGATATCCATGACAGTAGTTCCTCACGTAGCATTGAGGCAGACCAGAGTTGGGGAACTCTCTATGTGGAAGGCCGGAGCAGCAGGGGAGGCCGTGAGGAACGCCACCTTCGCCGTGTTACTTGCTAGACAGGGTTTCACCGGGCCTAAGGAGCCTTTCTCGGGGAAGATGGGGTTCATTAACCTCATCGCTAGGGACCTAGACCCCACTCCTCTCTCTAAAATGAACGGGAGGAGGATACTCGACACCTACATAAAGTACTACCCGGTTGAGTATCATGCTCAGGCAGCGGTGGAGGCTGCGAAGAAGATAAAGGTGAAGGACGTGAAGAAAGTGACCATAGAGACCTACGAAGCGGGTAAGAGCATCCTGGCCGACAAGGAGAAATGGAGGCCGACAAACAGGGAGACCGCCGATCACAGCCTACCCTACATAGTTGCCGTTACCCTATTGAGGGGTGAGTTCTGGTTAGAGTCTTACGACCTCATAGGTGACCCGAGGGTGCTAGAGATCATGGATAAAACGGAAGTCGTAGAGAGGGAGGACTACACTAGGGTCTACGCCGATGAATTACCTACCAGAGTAATAGTGGAGTCGTCAGAGGGTGTAAAGGAGGCAGAGGTCAGGATCCCTAGAGGTCACTCTAGGAATCCTATGAGTGACGAAGAGGTGTTAAGTAAGTATTCCAGGCTCACAGGGCAAGAGGAAAGGCTCAATTTACTGCAGCTCAGTCCAGACGGGTTGAGGTGGGAGGTGAGCTGAACGTCGGAGGTTCTCAGGAAGGAACAGTTCTTAGTAATTCCCGGGGTGTTCAACGCCTTCTCTGCCCTCTTAGCAGAGAAAGTTGGATTCAAGGCCGTCTACCTCTCCGGTGGGGCCCTCACCTCCTCGATGGGCCTCCCAGACATAGGGTTAATAACGCTCACGGAGCTGGCCGATGCCGTGAGAAAGATAAAGGAAGTAACAGACATACCGCTCATAGTTGATGCCGATACTGGTTTCGGGGAATCCGTCAACGTTTACAGGGCAGTCAGGGTGCTCGAGGAGGCTGGAGCAAACGCGATTCAGATTGAGGACCAAGTGATGCCCAAGAGGTGTGGTCACTTGGACGGTAAGGAAGTGATATCCAAGGACGAGATGGTATTCAAACTTAGGGCCGCCATCAGGGCCAGAAGGGACGCCCTCATTGTAGCCAGGACCGACTCTAGGGCCGTGCTAGGAATAGGTGAGGCTGTGAACAGGGCGAAAACGTACTTGGAGGAGGGTGCCGACGTGATTTTTCCTGAGGCCTTGACTTCCAAGGAGGAATTCGCAGAGTTCGCTAGGGAGGTGGAGGCGCCTCTGCTCGCCAACATGACGGAGTTCGGCAAGACCCCACTCATATCCGCCACTGAGTTCAGGGAGATGGGGTATAAGTATGTCATCTTCCCTGTGACCATATTCAGAGTGGCGGCGAAGGCAATGAAGGAAGCCTTGCAAGTTTTGCTTGAAAAGGGTACACAGGCTCCTCTCATGGAGCTCATGATGACTAGGAAAGAACAATACGAAGTAATTAAGTATAACTTCTACGAGCAGTTAGATAAGGAACTGTCAAAGTACAAACAAAAGAACCCTTAAATTTTAGTAATTTATGAAGTCATCATGGAATCGGTGTTTTACACAACTGAGGTGAGCAGGGAGTGAGTGAGACAGAGAAGGCGGAAGTGAGCAGAGGTCTAGAGAACGTCTACATTAAGGCGACGTCTCTCACTTATATTGACGGAGAGAGAGGAATACTCAGGTATAGGGGTTACGACATAAACGACCTAGCAAACAACGCTACCTACGAGGAAGTGGTGCACCTTATGCTTTACGGGGAGCTGCCCAACTCGGAGCAGCTCAAGAGGGTCAAGGACGTCCTCAACTCATCGTACGAAGTCCCAGAGGACGTCCTAAGGGTGATGGAGGTTCTCCCCAAGGACTCCGAGCCAGTGGCGCTAATGGAGGCAGGCTTAGCGGCCCTTGCCACCCACGAGAAGGAGTTCAAGTGGAAGGAGAGGGACAGGGAGAAGGCGTTGGAAATAATAGGAAAGGTATCTACCATCACGGCCAACGTGTATAGGGTTAAGCAGGGACTCACACCGAGGGTTCCTTCCCCCGGAGAG
Protein-coding regions in this window:
- a CDS encoding MmgE/PrpD family protein, whose protein sequence is MEIAELIAEYVTSSDTIPDESLKEASRRFVDSLGVARAALGSPPVSASKRALTAFHGEASLIGGGRSSPDAAAFYNALAIRYLDFNDTYLSKEPLHPSDMIGGLIALATAFNKSGRELAEAIVVGYEVGVSLCDTTSLRAKGFDHVNFLQVGAAAGMARLMGLDRRATANAISMTVVPHVALRQTRVGELSMWKAGAAGEAVRNATFAVLLARQGFTGPKEPFSGKMGFINLIARDLDPTPLSKMNGRRILDTYIKYYPVEYHAQAAVEAAKKIKVKDVKKVTIETYEAGKSILADKEKWRPTNRETADHSLPYIVAVTLLRGEFWLESYDLIGDPRVLEIMDKTEVVEREDYTRVYADELPTRVIVESSEGVKEAEVRIPRGHSRNPMSDEEVLSKYSRLTGQEERLNLLQLSPDGLRWEVS
- a CDS encoding AMP-binding protein, with translation MLWVPPKEVVEGSNVSQLLRKSGVTTYEELVKKSLVDYSWFWGNLPDWLGLRWERKFTQLLDSSAGPEWTSWYVGGLINLEEQLLEDKSGVALIWVPEVGPSKELTYQDLARMSSRFAGFLTSQGVGEGDVVTLYAPMIPEVLAAMFGTFRVGAIASPVFSGYGASALAERLRGTKVLVTVDGYYRRGEVRSLKGVVDSVVSDGVKVVVVERLRSSVEMKEGRDFTFREVLEYGEQERRYVDPNHPALLMYTSGTTGRPKGVLISHAGAALEPAKEQRYNFDLKPGDRLWWVSDIGWMMGPWQVIGSQVLGATHLVVEGAIDYPSKHKLWDVVRTQGVTHLGFAATVARMLKGYGAPESIPRHLKVFGNTGEPIDEDTWRWVMEVGEWKRPLINISGGTEVFGCILGPSVLTPLKPSTLWGPCLGVDADVVDDEGRSVRGKVGYLVIRRPIPSMTRGFYGDRERYLETYWYRFYGIWYHGDLAYVDEEGYWFLRGRADDVIKVAGKRVGPAELETVLNSHPAILESACVGVPDSVKGEVIYCFVKPRASSVPLGELSDLVANTLGRPFVPEKVYQVRDLPRTRSGKIMRRVIKAAVTGGPLGDLTSLENPDSVQEIKKIFER
- a CDS encoding lactate/malate dehydrogenase family protein, with the translated sequence MAKIAFIGVGKIGQTIAYSIIMDGLASEAMIYDVIPELPDKFEHELRHALATRGLNTEILSSNNIQDVNGADVVVITAGKPRKPGMSRRDLFVDNAKIMMGLAKDLVPRNPGAKYVMVTNPVDMMASVFMNYSKAFTISTGDQVETMRMRSFIAKKLKTPVTKVNGFVGGEHGEDAVVLWSTVSVDGKPFDQLGLKREEVDQYVKGIAAEIIRVMGGTTWGPATIIKDVVRSIVLNENRVMSIATPHKVDNDYIHIAVPTVVGNVIGPSIEGTLPEEEKEKLNQALRDVHRVYKENMAQLVGTT